In a genomic window of Helianthus annuus cultivar XRQ/B chromosome 10, HanXRQr2.0-SUNRISE, whole genome shotgun sequence:
- the LOC118482698 gene encoding uncharacterized protein LOC118482698, protein MDNQDFYNMFSGVGATQSPASIMQNVNLENELGTMQKPPKLMSLDEYSGWSGRFKNWVQANHLECWIKIERKYVPPVDGLNMLKTIASLTEAEQIEFKAEKKMVSILQQAIKEDILVLLQHDESAQSIWQALEQKFKGSASMIKSKKALIKKEFDIFTGIKGESTKQLIERYCHLVVEMRRLKIEKTNEEWIDKLCDALPYEEWGTWDKYIPGKDDRAMMAEVVEITETVAEPKVVDEVVTKNVDEVVSESVVESDSEVVEEAVTKMVDSVTEIVIEEVMEVADQVVPEVVEKDSTDSSAKAGESVTEFLNFQSRQEEFVYTMKSILPPNVFDSFADYFEEPRTGTCPRFETKKEAVEEVIDVSKEMNEEALKEIADKALMSKLKEVDTDFQESSDKISGLGEETGVLEVNLVKTSESESNLVGKVVCEDEIIVEKVSIPDTPCLSCSQPCTGCLEKDTKYQELKQHADLVKFDLEQVKEAYDTLSRSIKMIQKESLENDKATKLAQSTLFDK, encoded by the exons ATGGATAATCaggatttttacaacatgttttcggGTGTTGGTGCTACTCAAAGTCCGGCGAGTATCATGCAAAACGTCAACTTAGAAAACGAACTGGGAACCATGCAGAAGCCGCCAAAGTTGATGAGTTTAGATGAGTATTCGGGATGGTCCGGGAGATTCAAAAATTGGGTGCAGGCTAACCATCTAGAGTGCTGGATAAAAATCGAACGGAAGTATGTTCCTCCGGTAGACGGGTTGAATATGTTGAAAACCATCGCAAGTCTTACAGAGGCAGAGCAGATTGAATTCAAAGCAGAAAAGAAGATGGTTAGCATTctgcagcaagcgataaaagaggaTATTCTAGTTCTGCTACAGCACGATGAGAGTGCACAGTCGATATGGCAAGCTTTAGAACAGAAATTCAAAGGCAGTGCGTCGATGATCAAGAGTAAGAAGGCACtaataaagaaagaatttgatatattCACGGGAATTAAAGGTGAATCAACAAAGCAGCTTATTGAAAGGTATTGTCATCTGGTggtagagatgagaaggttgaAAATTGAAAAGACGAATGAGGAGTGGATAGACAAGTTATGTGATGCgcttccctatgaggaatggggaac ttgggacaagtatatTCCAGGAAAGGATGATCGAGCAATGATGGCTGAGGTAGTTGAAATTACCGAGACAGTTGCAGAGCCGAAGGTTGTCGATGAGGTAGTTACAAAGAATGTTGATGAGGTAGTTTCTGAAAGTGTTGTTGAGTCTGATTCTGAGGTGGTTGAGGAAGCAGTTACTAAGATGGTTGATTCTGTGACTGAAATTGTGATTGAAGAGGTTATGGAAGTTGCTGATCAGGTGGTTCCAGAGGTTGTTGAAAAGGATTCTACAGATAGCTCTGCAAAAGCTGGAGAATCAGTGACTGAATTTCTCAACTTTCAATCACGACAGGAGGAATTTGTTTATACAATGAAATCTATTTTGCCTCCTAacgtttttgattcttttgcagattattttgaagaACCAAGAACTGGAACGTGTCCGAGATTTGAAACAAAGAAAGAAGCAGTTGAGGAGGTGATCGATGTTTCGAAGGAAATGAATGAAGAAGCTCTAAAGGAGATTGCAGATAAAGCATTGATGAGCAAgttgaaagaggtagacacagattTTCAGGAGTCAAGTGATAAGATATCAGGTCTAGGAGAGGAAACTGGAGTCTTAGAGGTCAACTTGGTCAAAACGTCTGAGTCAGAGTCAAATCTTGTTGGTAAAGTTGTTTGTGAGGATGAGATTATAGTTGAAAAAGTTTCAATCCCCGATACACCGTGTCTAAGTTGTTCACAACCATGCACggggtgtcttgaaaaagacaccaagTATCAGGAATTAAAACAACATGCAGATTTGGTGAAGTTTGACTTAGAGCAAGTAAAAGAGGCTTACGACACATTGTCTAGGTcaataaaaatgatccaaaaagagagtcttgaaaacgataaagcaacCAAGCTGGCACAATCAACTTTATTTGATAAATAG